A window of Hordeum vulgare subsp. vulgare chromosome 5H, MorexV3_pseudomolecules_assembly, whole genome shotgun sequence genomic DNA:
gtgccaagcaggcttgtggggcccacaaggctccaccgcctccaatctcagctctatatattccgtttttcccggaaaaaaaattagagagaaggattcatcgcgttttacgatacggaggcgccgccacctcccgttcttcatctggagggcagatctggagtccgttttgggctccggagagggaaaatcgtcgccatcgtcatcatcaatcttccttcatcgccaattccatgatgctcttcaccgatcgtgagtaatctcatcgtaggcttgctggacggtgatgagttggatgagatctatcatgtaatcgagttagttttgacggggattgatccctagtatccactatgttctgagattgatgttgctactactttgccatgcttaatacttgtcactagggcccgagtgccatgatttcagatctgaacctattatgttgtcaccaatatatgtgtgtgttagatcctatcttgcaagttgcagtaacctactatgtgttatgacccggcaaccccggagtgacaatagccggaaccactcccggagatgaccatagtatgaggagttcatgtattcaccaagtgtttggtccggttctttattaaaaggagaaccttaatatcccgtagtttccattaggaccccgctgccacgggagggatggacaatagatgtcatgcaagttcttttccctaagcacgtatgactacatacggaatacatgcctacattagattgacgaatgggagctagttacatatctctccgtgttataggtgctacatgatgaatcacatccggcataatcatccatcgccgatccaatgcctacgagtcttttactattggtcattgctacgttactttgccgctactactattgctgctgctgttgctgctgctgttactctgttgctactgttgttactctgttgctactggttactgttgctactgctgctatcatactaccttgctactaatactttgctccaaacactaaatctttcaggtgtggttgaattgaaaactcggctgttaatacttgagaatattctttcgcttccccttgagtcaaatcaataaatttgggttgaatactctacccacgaaaactgttgcgatcccctatacgtgtgggttatcaccggctaggaagctcctgccggctaggggcgagacggtcgaaactctctggccggctaggAGCAAGATggctacctccctctggccgtTTAAAGCCGCGTAGGCCTGCTAGGAATGGGCAACTGACATTCACAGGGGACCAAGGGCCAGTACTTATACAAGTGGTAAAAGGCAAGAAGACCCTTAATACAATGGGAATATACCGAATGGAACATACACATCTAACACATGGTACcttctcccttcttttctgtGGCTGTTTTGTTGAACTTGATGGTGGTGCGTGAGGTAATAAAAATGAGATTGTAGTCAATCTGTGATTTCTAACGATGCTAAACCTGGTTCAACGTGTGTTCTTACTTCTTAATCTTGTCCTTGCTTAATTTTTCTGCCCACGATTGTTGTTGCTTAATGAATGTGAGTTGTATCTTCCTATATCCTACAAAAGTCTACAACACAAATCTGATCAATTTTACAAGTTCGGTGCCACAATGCAAATAACGGCCATATAAAGGCTGTTTACAATGTATTTGACAAACCTAGCAAAAGGCAAGCAGAATCATTCTACGGAAAATCAAGCACATTTGAAATCGGAAAGATATAAAATGAAGTAGCTATGTTGATTCTTGACACGTGCGGAGACACATGGCGCAAAACAATTCTCTAAAAAATAGACACCCGAAAAAAAACTGCAAACTTGTACTAATACTTATCCGCCACTTCCTATTTAAACTTGCACATTAGCATTCATCATCTGCCGTGCAACACCAACGATGGTTGAAAGGGTTTGGTAATTAGCCATGTCCCGTGCACTGCCGGTAAGGAGTATACCTAGTTCCAGGTCTCTCATATCCTCCAAAGCACCCTGCAGTTTTGTGCTAGTGTTCCTGTTCTGGAATACTGTAATGCAGTCTGGCTTGCGTTGCATCATCCATGTACATAACTTTGTCACTGTCTTGATTATTATCAGGTACTCAACTGAGGGACCCTTCCCTTCCAAGCTATCAAAAGAGTGGCCCTTGCACTGTTCTATTATATGATTCAGTCTATCCACAAAGCCATCCATGGAAAGAGGAATGAGCGCAAGTGCATTATCAAAATCATCAGAGCTGATCTCCAGTTTGTCACATATCTGCAATGTAAGGCCTAAGAAGGCTGCCATGGATTTTCTTTTAGCACGTTCGAGCTGAGAAACGACCGGCAAATTGTCACTGGGATTGTTTCTGTTAGCAGCGTGAGAGTGGTGCGCCCCGAGAAAACTGTTCAAGCGATAAAGTGCCCGAGAAAATGAGGGCGGGCCCCGGTTGTGCTGTGGAGAACCCGCCTGATTTGCGTTTGCTGCTTGTTGCTGCCCAAGGTTGTGCTGTGGAGAACCCACCTGATTTGTGTCTGTTGATTGTTGCTGGCCCGGGTTATGCTGGGGAGAACCCGCCTGATGTGTGTTTGCTGCTTGTTGCTGGCCTGAATTGTGCTGTGGAGAACCCACCTGATTTGCATTTGCTGCTTGTTGCTGGACCGAGTTATGCCCGGGAGAACCTGCCTGATTTACGTTTGCTGCTTGTTGCTGGCCTAAGTTGTGCTGTGGAGAACCCACCTGATTTGCATTTTCTGCTTGTTCAACATTGCATATAACTTTGAGCACCTGCCATGCCAAAAAACAATTCAGTAAAGAAGAAACCTCTTATTGTAAGAACAAGGGTGCATGTGCGATATTTCAACAGCAATGTTACATCAAGTAAAAAGAAAAATGGTCGTGCATATTCTACTCCTTATGTGTACTAATTAAAAACCAAGGTATGATAATATTTATTAGTCGTTACCTTTTTTTTCTATAAACAATATTGTTAAGGCTCATGCTTTTTTATTGGAATTTCTGCTATGGAGTACGCATGGTCCCAACGAACTTTTGTCTTCCGTTTGACATACATCGGTCCAAAATACGTGAAGAAACAAAACGattttctttttttacttttgGGTTCCATTTGGTCCTGGTTTATCCTAGCCCCCATTTGAATTTCTGCTGATGTTTGGGAATTTGATTGTAGTAAACAGGTCCATGGTGGCACACTATAAAATGATATATTTTTTTAGTAAAAGTTATTGTTTTTAGTATatatagcaaaagggcccatgcgttgcaacgggagaaagaaataccacacggcacacgctcttaatttataaaaaatgtctataatttgagaatttatagttacgatacaaataaagatggtcatatcctacaaaaatgcagttcaaaatttcacaggtcttctattttaacacggcttgcatgtagatttaatacgtacaaagaatcagtcaagtgaccttcagtttcatctctaatcctgattttgttgacgtgttcatccccaacccggatgagtaccggtatgaaagaaagacgaataatgacttatttattaagattgcaccctagatagtatttttattaaacgtttaacagataaaataatatcatatttaaattctacatatttttctaatcaaattccatgtataatatgttaaatttggagttacggtttaaaagatatgagtattttaaaaaaatatttaatatatactacgagtttaatgtcataaacagtaagggtttttttgtaaaatcacctcggtgggttttccgacggaagcgatagcctctttattattaggtaaagatatttCATGAAAAAATCTAAAAGTTTTTCCCACATTCTAGTTAGAATGCTTTGTCATCCTAAAAAGTTTGAAATTCATATGTTCTTTTATTTGCAATAAACAAAAAAGTGAAAAAAGCTTGCACGAATCGTGATGCAGAAATGGATGGCCAGATAAGAAGGTGTACCAAAGCCTATGCTTTCTCAAATGTTAAGCACAATGAAGATTAGGACTACGAATTGTGGTGTCAGATCAAACCTAGACAATACATCAACCTAGTTCGAGAAAAAGTTGACTGAACTGTTAGATATAAGTTCAAAGATTTGTGTTATGTTTCATCACGCATGTTAATTACATGCTCTATCTGAAAAATGTGACGCAGATAACAAAGAATGAGATATAATAAATGAGTAACTTCACCATTCCGAACTGCTCTTTCGTATCTATGAAGCGTAGAGTACTAAGAGCAACTTCAAAGGGACGATCCAAATGACGGTGATTTTGTTCGCttttcgtccgtttgggtcggtccTCCGTCCCGCATTCGCCCGTTTTTCTTTTTGGGTCGGTTGTGCGCCCAACACATGCGATCCATTTTATGTCCGCATATTTAGTTTAAGAAGGCCTCCATGCCAACGCCCAAGAGTTCATGCCGGCACCATGCCAGCGTCCGACATACATTGCTAGCGTACAGAAAATGACCATGCACTTCATGCTGGCACACTTGCCAGCGATCGGCACGCATACCAGCATAGCAAAAAGGGCAGGAATTCGACCACGCCTAGTCGGCCCGTGGTCATGCCAACACACTTGCCGGCAAACAAAAACGGGACAGTGACTGATCTCCGTCGCAGATCACAGCTGGTCGAAGTTGAGCATTTCGGCgtgcatcttctcgaaccataGCTTCTTCCTCGGCGACACGGTGTTCAGACCAACCTTCATGATCTTCACGCCCGTCTTCATGCTTGCGAGGGCCACTTCTTTCGCCTTGATCTTGTCATTCGTGGCCTCGATCTcgagcatcttggcttgcttcgcCTCCTCCAACTCAAGGAACACCTACAATTCAAACCAAGCATATGTGGGCAAATGGACATGCAATCCACGGGAAAAATGTGTGGCGCCAAAAGGGAATGAGAGGGCATGCATATTGCATGATGAGGCCTCTCACGGGGCGTGCCTTGATGCTCTCGTAGGTGGCACAAAAAttgttgcactcttgttgaaTCACCCTCCAACGCTTCGAAAGTGTCACCCATCCACGCTTGCTTTGCGTTTAGTACGGGGGAAACTTCTTGGGCTCATGGAACTCATGATGAACATGAGTCCATAGGCTGACCACTTTTGTTCGGCGCCGACCTTCGGGTCTTGCCTAATGTCCCTCCAAAACTCACAAAGGAGCTTGTCCTCGTCCGGCGTGTATGCCTTCGTCTGCTTGCTCTTGTTCTTTGGCTTTGCCCCGACAACAGTTTGGttggcgagctcctcctcgaaCAAAGGCTCCCCATCGATGTCcatgtcatcatcctcctcctcaaggCCGTAGTCCCCCGGGAACTCATGGTCGAGCGAGAAGCCGTCTAGGCCTACCTGATcttacatgaaggcatcatgtggATCATTGGTAGCTTGCATGAATGGCGCTCGGCCGTCCTGGCTTTGGGTCTGATCGGGATCATACGTAGCCGCAGGGTAAGCACCAGCCGCCAGCGCACCATCTTTGAAGATCATGTTCTCGAGGAAACGGTTGGCAGTGTCATCATCGACGGCAGCCGGCATTCCGTCGAACAGATTGTGGGCGCCGGTGAGTATGTCTGCTAGCATCTCGCGATGGCGTTTACTCATGCCTCCGGACGATGATCCGCCTGCCACCGGTGTGGTGTTGAGATCGATGGTCACCGGCGCGGGCGTGGAAGGGGCCACAATGCTTACCTCCGGCGAGCATTCCCCGAAAAAGCGGCTGCCTTGTGGGTAGACGTGGAAGCCGGAAATCGGCTATGTGGAAGACTCGCGCGGCGACTCTGGCAGTATCATCAGAGGATATGTTGACGAGCCTGTGCTGGCCATCGCCGCAGCAACGGCGGCGACAAGCCCGTGCTGGCTAGGGTTTACCCCTAGGTACAACGAGGCCTCCCTCGTTGCCACCTTAACCCGGGCATTGGTGTCTTCCTGCTGCGCGGCGGCGACGATGGCGGTGGCGGCAGCAGCCTCACCCCTTGCATTCTGCGCGTGCCTCCGACCCTTCCTCTTGGCCGACTCCACGACCCGCTCCTAGGGCATcaactccttcttcttattcttgggCGGCGCGGCGGCCTTGCGGGGGACGCGACCCTTGCCTTTGGCTTCGGCGGCGGTACCggacgaggcgaaggaggcaacagCGGTGGCCTCAAGGTTGTCGTCCATGGCGGTGGGAGCGGGCGCGGGAGCGAGCTGGAGGGTTTGGGAAAATTGGAGGGAAAAAGTGGCCACTTTGCCGTCGACTTGCGGGCCTGGGAGGGGAGTAGGCGCGAATCGCGCGCGTCCGCGCCAACGCAAATCAAGCTCAAAATTGGGTCGGGAATGGGCCGGTAGGCGGACAAAAAGCAGAcgtgcgtccgtttgggtcgacgcGTTGGTTTAAGTTTTTGTCCGCGCGGATCCAAACGAACGACGGCGGACGAAATGAGtcgcccgttggagttgctctaattgACTATTGGAAAAATGATATGGAAATCTAAATGTACTCTTACCTCATGTAGATTTGTTTTGACTGACGCGAGACGCTCCTCCCTTTCTGCAGGATTTGAATTTGCACAAAGTTGCATCAGCAGTTGTGCTATGGCAGTTTGATATAATCTGGCGTTTTCCGTAGGAATCATATCTGTGAGCAACTGAATTGTCTCTCTGCTGAAATCCATGATCCTCATACAATTGGCATTGTCCATTGCCAGTACTGCCAATGCTTCCCCTGCGGTATTCTTGAGTTCTTCACTCACATTTGCAGCAGCAAATAAGATACCCATCAAGTAGTTAATGAATATCGCTACGCCATCAAGTCCAAGGGTAGGTTGAGTGAACGTATCCAAAGATAGCTCCGTAAGGATCTTTGTTGCTGGAACCTTTAGCTTGTTGTACATGTGGCCCTTTTCCAAGATTGAGCGGATATCATTCACTGCTATCCCATTGCTACAAATCTCTCGGCGTATCTTTTCATTGGTTTCATCTGTGCCACTGACAAGCATGCTCACCACTTCCAGTGCCTTCTCAGTTATTTCCATGGTGATACCATCATCTCTGGGCATGTCATACACTTTATTTTTGACTGGAGATATTATCTTGGAGAGGAGACCCTTGTAATCATATATGTGTTTGCAGTTGTCCGGGTTAACTGCAAGCTTGGCAAGAATCAACAGGCCATGGATAATTAGAGGTTTGCTTTCAGCTCCACTGGTACCGCTGGCTAACTGAACAAGCCCCTGCGGGTCAGTTGTGATATCAATAGCTGTCTGATGGTCAATGTTGACATTGGTAGCTGGGGCTGATATTTTCGTGAAGTAGGGATTAATCATGGAAGATATGGACTCTGTTGCTCCTGATATGTCAGCCAGGCGCAGGTTGCTAGCAAGATGTGCCACAATTTCTGCGATGCATATTTTTGTCCTCTGATCAGTGCGGCTCTTTGAGGTAACCATGTCAAGCAGCCTGGAAACACAGAGCGGCGAGGATTGTATCTGGGATAGAGTTCTTGTTCTATGCTCCTCTTGGGATGTCAATGTATGCATCACCAAAACTGCATCAGTGTGATCCTGACTGTAGTCAGATTTAATCAAGTCTGATGCGAAGGAAGCCAGGTTCCTGTTGATGGTACTTGACACCCCATTCTTTATGGCCGTGCTCAAGGTTTTGTCCATATATTTGTCAATCAATTCTCTGTTGTCCTCAAGTCCGTACTTGCAGCTCACGTGGTTTGCAAGATAAGAACGATACAACTTGAGACACAACCACAAGATGAACAATCCACCTTGGAGAAGCACGAGAGCATAGAACAAGATGAGTGCACGAAACACATTGGAATCGTCATGATGTCCCGAAAGGAGGGCGACGAGGCGATAGATGGAAAGCGATATGCAGCCTAACCCTGCGATGATCTTAACTGCAACGACCAATATTGCTAAGAAGGCCATAATGCTTATGAATTCACTTGCATTTCCAAGTAGCAGCATGGCATAGTAAATGAATTTAGAGCCAATTGCTCGGCCAGTCAGCGGCCTTCTTCGGCCCCATTCCGTGTAGTGCTCGGCGCCCAATTCGAGGAATGCTGGTGGAACTTGGTTGAAAAATTCTGCCTCCGGGCTTACATTTATGCCCACGATCCTGTTGCTCAACAGATACAAACTAATTACTGGATCTGTTTGTAGTACGACTAGTTAACACTCAACAATCACAGGAAGAGGGAGAGGATTGTGGAGGTACCTGGCTGTTTGGATGAAGACGATAGCGGTGATGACCCAGAAATCAACCTTCTGTAGAGAATCGGAGAAACCGCCGAGCAGGACGACGGTCCCCCAGACTAAGACAAGGGCGCCGAGCCCCGTGGTAAGGATCTGCACGAACATCTCGGATACCATGCAGATGTTAAGTCGCAGCTCCGGCACCTGTTGCAAGGGCGTGTCTCCGCTCGTTGACCGTTCAAGGTTGAGTCCTCGAGCACCTTGCAGCTGGAGTGCATCCTTCAAGACGACCACAAGTCGAAGCACCACGGATTGAGTCGCCATCATCGCCATCTCTGCCATTCTGTCCGATCAACCAAGCAGCTTCGTTCTCCTCTATCAAGTGTTCTAGTCTTCTAGCTCTAAATGATGTCTAGGAACGCAAGCCCACAAAAACCAATCGAAAAATCAACAGAAGAAGAAACAAGAAGTGATCCAGAAAAATCCTCTACCTTGTCCTGGTTTGATGTCATACTCTGCAGTTatctgctataactgtgaggatccTGGACACCACAAGGATAAGTGTACCAAGCCCAAATTAAATGCTGCTTTATCTGTAGGATGGTGACACACAAGGTGGAGGAGAAGCCACACACCTCTGCTAAGTTTGTAGGAAGTGCTGTCCAATGATTAGGATTCTTTCACCTAGATCAGTCAGATGTGAACTCCCAGCACTTGGGCTGGCTAATACATATTGGGATTGTTTTTGTTGAGTCTGGGGACATCACCAAGGAGGAATTGTCAAAGGAGTTTGCTGCTATTCTCATAACAGGCTTTCGCCAcgctttatagataaagcaaACATTACAGCATCCAAACAACCAGTACCGATCATAGACCAAAGAGAAAAAGGCTGGGGCCACAGCACAATCATGCCCAAAAGAcaagaaagaaacaaaaaaaagtccGCCACAGGGGCAGGCTAAGACGCAGGCGCACGGACGAAGAGCCTACGAGCGGCCGTCAGCAGGGCGTCCAAGGAGAGCTGAAGCCGGTCGCGATAACAGGGCCTAACGAGCagatgccagttctacaagaagGCAAGAAATTTGAAGAACGAGTCAGAGGCGCGTCGCTGAAACACCGttcaataaccattttattacgaGTAGTCCAAAGAGTCCACATCATGGCTGCAAAGATAAGCCAGAACAGTCGGCGCTTGCGGCCAGCCTGAGTAGCCCTAATCTACAAAAAATCTGCAAGGTCATGGGCCTCCCACTCGGGTCCCAGAGCCTCACGAATAAAGCTCCAAAGTGCCTGAGCAGCTACGCAAGAGAACAAAATGTGCGTTCCCGTTTCCAGGACGTGGCACAAGGGACACAGGCCGTTGCCCGGACCGTGGCATTTCAGCACctcagtctgttggaattatgccctagaggcaataataaatgtatagttattattataattcctgtatcaagataatagtttattatcca
This region includes:
- the LOC123453053 gene encoding uncharacterized protein LOC123453053 isoform X1, which produces MAEMAMMATQSVVLRLVVVLKDALQLQGARGLNLERSTSGDTPLQQVPELRLNICMVSEMFVQILTTGLGALVLVWGTVVLLGGFSDSLQKVDFWVITAIVFIQTARIVGINVSPEAEFFNQVPPAFLELGAEHYTEWGRRRPLTGRAIGSKFIYYAMLLLGNASEFISIMAFLAILVVAVKIIAGLGCISLSIYRLVALLSGHHDDSNVFRALILFYALVLLQGGLFILWLCLKLYRSYLANHVSCKYGLEDNRELIDKYMDKTLSTAIKNGVSSTINRNLASFASDLIKSDYSQDHTDAVLVMHTLTSQEEHRTRTLSQIQSSPLCVSRLLDMVTSKSRTDQRTKICIAEIVAHLASNLRLADISGATESISSMINPYFTKISAPATNVNIDHQTAIDITTDPQGLVQLASGTSGAESKPLIIHGLLILAKLAVNPDNCKHIYDYKGLLSKIISPVKNKVYDMPRDDGITMEITEKALEVVSMLVSGTDETNEKIRREICSNGIAVNDIRSILEKGHMYNKLKVPATKILTELSLDTFTQPTLGLDGVAIFINYLMGILFAAANVSEELKNTAGEALAVLAMDNANCMRIMDFSRETIQLLTDMIPTENARLYQTAIAQLLMQLCANSNPAEREERLASVKTNLHEVLKVICNVEQAENANQVGSPQHNLGQQQAANVNQAGSPGHNSVQQQAANANQVGSPQHNSGQQQAANTHQAGSPQHNPGQQQSTDTNQVGSPQHNLGQQQAANANQAGSPQHNRGPPSFSRALYRLNSFLGAHHSHAANRNNPSDNLPVVSQLERAKRKSMAAFLGLTLQICDKLEISSDDFDNALALIPLSMDGFVDRLNHIIEQCKGHSFDSLEGKGPSVEYLIIIKTVTKLCTWMMQRKPDCITVFQNRNTSTKLQGALEDMRDLELGILLTGSARDMANYQTLSTIVGVARQMMNANVQV
- the LOC123453053 gene encoding uncharacterized protein LOC123453053 isoform X2 — protein: MAEMAMMATQSVVLRLVVVLKDALQLQGARGLNLERSTSGDTPLQQVPELRLNICMVSEMFVQILTTGLGALVLVWGTVVLLGGFSDSLQKVDFWVITAIVFIQTARIVGINVSPEAEFFNQVPPAFLELGAEHYTEWGRRRPLTGRAIGSKFIYYAMLLLGNASEFISIMAFLAILVVAVKIIAGLGCISLSIYRLVALLSGHHDDSNVFRALILFYALVLLQGGLFILWLCLKLYRSYLANHVSCKYGLEDNRELIDKYMDKTLSTAIKNGVSSTINRNLASFASDLIKSDYSQDHTDAVLVMHTLTSQEEHRTRTLSQIQSSPLCVSRLLDMVTSKSRTDQRTKICIAEIVAHLASNLRLADISGATESISSMINPYFTKISAPATNVNIDHQTAIDITTDPQGLVQLASGTSGAESKPLIIHGLLILAKLAVNPDNCKHIYDYKGLLSKIISPVKNKVYDMPRDDGITMEITEKALEVVSMLVSGTDETNEKIRREICSNGIAVNDIRSILEKGHMYNKLKVPATKILTELSLDTFTQPTLGLDGVAIFINYLMGILFAAANVSEELKNTAGEALAVLAMDNANCMRIMDFSRETIQLLTDMIPTENARLYQTAIAQLLMQLCANSNPAEREERLASVKTNLHEVFLELEEAKQAKMLEIEATNDKIKAKEVALASMKTGVKIMKVGLNTVSPRKKLWFEKMHAEMLNFDQL